The Caldicellulosiruptor changbaiensis genome has a segment encoding these proteins:
- a CDS encoding GH36-type glycosyl hydrolase domain-containing protein, translated as MKFGYFDDAKREYVITTPLTPYPWINYLGMKDFLSLISNHAGGYCFYKDARLRRITRFRYNNVPLDMGGRYFYIKDNEDVWSPSWMPTRKDLEFYECRHGLGYTIITGRRNGVEVEQTFFVPVDENCEIHYLKITNKSTQPKDLTLFSLIEFCLWNALDDMTNFQRNLSTGEVEIEGSVIYHKTEYRERRNHYSFYSVNVPIDGFDTDRDTFLGLYRGFDAPVAVENGQSFNSEAHGWSPIASHMIKISLQPGETKELVFMLGYVENDEDKKWLKKGVINKEKAYKMIEKFKNPEDVQRSFENLRLFWSNLLNKFNVLTGIDKVDRMVNIWNQYQCMVTFNLSRSASYFESGIGRGMGFRDSNQDILGFVHQIPERARERILDLAATQLEDGGAYHQYQPLTKRGNNEIGSNFNDDPLWLILSTAHYIKETGDWSILDEIVPFENDPQKAASMFEHLRRAFYHVVNNLGPHGLPLIGRADWNDCLNLNAFSTNPDESFQTCDNKDGKTAESVMIAGMFVYVGKEFVKICERLGKEDIAKDAQYHIEKMKEAILNYGYDGEWFLRAYDYFGNKVGSKENDEGKIFIETQGFCVMAGIGLDDGKAISALDSVKKYLDTEHGIVLVQPAFTEYKIHLGEITSYPPGYKENAAVFCHNNPWIMIAECIVGRGDRAFEYWAKIAPSYREEISDVHKLEPYVYCQMIAGKDAYKPGEAKNSWLTGSAAWNFVAMTQWILGIRPDYDGLLIDPCIPREWKEFFVKRVFRNAVYNIQVKNPDGVSKGVKKVVVDGKEMPSNLIPAFSDGKEHFVEVIMG; from the coding sequence ATGAAGTTTGGATATTTTGACGATGCCAAAAGAGAGTATGTCATAACAACACCTCTTACTCCATATCCTTGGATAAACTATCTTGGAATGAAAGACTTTTTATCTTTAATCTCAAACCACGCTGGAGGTTACTGTTTTTATAAGGATGCAAGGCTTCGAAGAATAACAAGATTTCGTTATAACAACGTTCCGCTTGATATGGGCGGAAGATATTTCTATATAAAAGACAATGAGGATGTCTGGTCACCCTCATGGATGCCAACAAGAAAAGATCTTGAGTTTTATGAATGTCGCCATGGTCTTGGATATACAATCATAACAGGAAGAAGAAATGGCGTTGAGGTGGAGCAAACATTTTTTGTGCCAGTTGATGAAAACTGTGAGATACACTATCTTAAAATAACAAACAAATCTACCCAGCCAAAGGATTTGACACTCTTTTCATTGATTGAGTTTTGTCTTTGGAACGCGCTTGACGATATGACAAACTTCCAAAGAAATTTAAGTACAGGTGAGGTTGAAATAGAAGGCTCTGTGATTTACCATAAAACAGAGTACAGAGAGCGTAGAAATCATTATTCTTTTTATTCTGTAAACGTTCCAATCGATGGATTTGACACAGACAGGGACACATTTCTTGGTCTTTACAGAGGGTTTGATGCGCCTGTGGCAGTTGAAAATGGGCAAAGTTTTAATTCAGAAGCTCACGGCTGGTCACCCATTGCATCGCATATGATAAAAATCTCTTTGCAGCCAGGGGAGACAAAAGAGCTTGTATTTATGCTGGGTTATGTAGAAAATGATGAAGATAAAAAATGGCTTAAAAAAGGCGTCATAAACAAAGAAAAGGCTTACAAAATGATAGAAAAATTCAAAAACCCAGAAGACGTCCAAAGATCATTCGAAAATTTGAGGCTATTTTGGAGCAATCTACTGAACAAGTTTAACGTTCTAACTGGCATAGACAAGGTAGATAGAATGGTAAACATCTGGAACCAGTATCAGTGTATGGTAACATTCAACCTGTCAAGAAGTGCTTCATACTTTGAGTCTGGAATAGGAAGAGGAATGGGGTTCAGAGATTCTAACCAAGATATTCTTGGTTTTGTTCACCAGATACCAGAACGGGCAAGAGAAAGAATATTGGATTTAGCCGCAACCCAGCTTGAAGATGGCGGTGCTTACCATCAATATCAGCCTCTTACAAAAAGAGGCAACAATGAAATAGGTAGCAATTTCAACGACGACCCGTTGTGGCTCATACTCTCAACTGCACATTACATCAAGGAAACAGGAGACTGGTCCATTCTTGATGAAATTGTTCCTTTTGAAAATGACCCGCAAAAGGCTGCTTCAATGTTTGAACACCTGAGAAGGGCATTTTACCATGTTGTGAACAACTTAGGACCGCATGGACTTCCACTCATAGGCAGGGCTGACTGGAATGACTGTTTGAACCTCAATGCTTTTTCAACAAACCCTGATGAGTCGTTCCAGACATGTGATAACAAGGACGGCAAAACTGCAGAATCTGTTATGATAGCAGGGATGTTTGTCTATGTTGGAAAGGAATTTGTAAAGATTTGTGAAAGGTTGGGTAAAGAAGATATTGCAAAAGATGCACAATACCACATTGAAAAGATGAAAGAGGCAATTTTAAATTATGGTTACGATGGCGAGTGGTTTTTAAGAGCATATGACTACTTTGGAAACAAAGTTGGAAGCAAAGAAAATGATGAGGGTAAGATATTTATTGAAACACAAGGTTTTTGTGTAATGGCAGGAATAGGACTTGATGATGGAAAGGCTATCTCTGCACTTGATTCTGTTAAAAAGTATCTTGATACAGAACATGGAATTGTACTGGTTCAGCCGGCATTTACTGAGTATAAAATTCATTTAGGAGAGATTACAAGCTATCCACCCGGCTATAAGGAAAATGCAGCAGTTTTTTGTCACAACAACCCGTGGATTATGATAGCAGAGTGCATAGTTGGAAGAGGAGACAGAGCATTTGAATACTGGGCAAAGATCGCACCATCGTACAGAGAAGAGATAAGCGATGTGCACAAGCTTGAACCATATGTATACTGCCAGATGATTGCTGGAAAAGATGCATACAAACCGGGAGAAGCAAAAAATTCATGGCTCACTGGATCTGCTGCATGGAATTTTGTTGCAATGACACAGTGGATTTTGGGAATAAGACCTGATTATGACGGTCTTTTAATAGACCCCTGCATACCAAGGGAATGGAAAGAATTTTTTGTAAAGAGGGTATTTAGAAATGCAGTTTACAACATTCAAGTAAAAAACCCTGATGGTGTTTCAAAAGGTGTTAAAAAAGTTGTTGTTGATGGAAAAGAAATGCCTTCCAATTTAATACCAGCTTTCTCAGATGGCAAAGAGCATTTTGTTGAAGTGATAATGGGATAG
- a CDS encoding glycosyltransferase family 4 protein, whose protein sequence is MKKVWIFNHYAIPPKVGGITRHFDFAKQLAERGYSVTIFASSFDHKQRVEMLEKGKKFKIEEYEKIKFVWIKTFPYKKNDIKRLFNIFSYAKNLYFIARKFERPDVILASSFHPLAWIVGYLLSKKFKCKFIAEVRDLWPQSGIDLGALKEGSVIVKLLRSLEKFIYTKADYVVTVLPKADQYIESLGIDKKKIVHIPNGCDIERFDGLKNVFSEEAKKILDEHEGYFKACYLGALGQANAMETIIEAAKIVQENVGDRIHFLIIGDGPEKEKLENMAKELGLKNVFFYSPISKLSVPSLLERVDITLVSMHNLKVYRFGISLNKLFDYLCAAKPIVFAGNVANDIVKESGAGISCQSYDSKAFAEAILSLYAMSKEERERIGQKGREYVQKHHDIKMLSDRLEKIL, encoded by the coding sequence TTGAAAAAGGTTTGGATATTTAATCACTATGCAATTCCACCAAAAGTTGGAGGAATTACAAGGCATTTTGATTTTGCTAAGCAGCTTGCAGAAAGAGGTTATAGCGTTACCATCTTTGCTTCAAGTTTTGACCACAAACAGAGGGTTGAGATGTTAGAAAAAGGCAAGAAATTTAAAATAGAGGAATATGAGAAAATAAAGTTTGTGTGGATAAAGACGTTTCCTTATAAAAAGAATGATATAAAAAGACTTTTTAACATATTTTCATATGCCAAAAACCTTTATTTCATTGCAAGAAAGTTTGAAAGACCTGATGTAATATTGGCATCTTCATTTCATCCTCTTGCCTGGATTGTAGGGTATTTGCTGTCAAAAAAATTTAAATGTAAATTCATTGCAGAGGTCAGAGACCTTTGGCCGCAAAGTGGTATTGACCTTGGTGCTTTGAAGGAAGGAAGTGTAATTGTAAAGCTTTTAAGAAGTCTTGAAAAATTTATTTACACAAAAGCAGACTATGTTGTAACGGTATTGCCAAAGGCAGACCAGTACATAGAAAGTTTGGGTATTGATAAAAAGAAGATTGTTCATATTCCTAACGGATGTGATATAGAGAGATTTGATGGTCTTAAAAATGTTTTTTCAGAAGAAGCGAAAAAGATTTTAGACGAACATGAAGGATATTTTAAGGCTTGTTACTTGGGTGCGCTTGGACAGGCAAATGCAATGGAGACCATAATAGAGGCTGCAAAAATTGTTCAGGAAAATGTAGGTGATAGAATCCATTTTTTGATAATAGGTGACGGTCCTGAAAAAGAAAAGCTTGAGAACATGGCAAAGGAGCTTGGACTTAAAAATGTATTTTTTTATTCTCCTATCTCAAAGCTTTCTGTGCCAAGCTTACTTGAGCGCGTTGACATAACACTTGTTTCTATGCACAATCTAAAAGTTTACAGGTTTGGAATATCACTTAATAAGCTTTTTGACTATTTGTGTGCTGCAAAGCCGATTGTTTTTGCGGGAAATGTAGCAAATGATATTGTCAAAGAGTCGGGTGCAGGAATTTCCTGCCAAAGTTATGACAGCAAAGCATTTGCTGAGGCAATATTGAGCTTGTATGCTATGTCAAAAGAAGAAAGAGAGAGAATTGGACAAAAGGGAAGAGAGTATGTTCAAAAGCACCATGATATAAAGATGCTTTCAGACAGGTTAGAAAAAATATTATAA
- a CDS encoding sugar transferase, with protein MKSYIKSYHKLSKFFVVLMDILLVHAGYIIAYIIKFNFTFPEKNFMPYYTLIPQITLFALILLNIYGLYTITMKTISEIAFSLGLALMLLQFLTVVSTFFYRHFAFPRSIFIIAFFVQFLLLLGWRGFVLYVFKRVQGIKHVLVVGEISKAQEFAQKLQNISKGWIDVKYVLEPKAIEELIPYIKVVDTIYLYSKMDENLKSEIVRKAIEFKKHIFIAPDFRDILVSRARVIQFDDVATLSIEQPELTSEQKLIKRVCDILLATVTLVIAFPIMILIAIAIKLDSEGPVIYRQKRITEGEREFYVLKFRTMVKDAEKMTGPVLATENDPRITRIGRFLRATRLDELPQLINILKGEMSFIGPRPERPYFVEQFKKLYPEYSLRHNVKAGLTGLAQVYGKYATTPEDKLRLDLIYIKNYSVFLDIKILLLTLKTIFTKEAAEGVKAKNE; from the coding sequence ATGAAATCATATATTAAAAGCTATCACAAGCTGAGCAAATTTTTTGTTGTCCTTATGGACATTTTACTTGTACACGCAGGTTATATAATTGCCTATATTATAAAATTCAATTTTACATTCCCAGAGAAAAATTTCATGCCTTACTATACATTAATTCCTCAAATAACTCTTTTTGCTCTTATACTTTTGAATATTTACGGACTTTATACAATAACAATGAAAACCATTAGCGAAATAGCATTTTCGCTGGGTCTGGCTCTAATGCTTCTACAATTTTTAACAGTTGTATCAACATTTTTCTACAGACACTTTGCTTTCCCACGAAGTATATTTATAATTGCCTTTTTTGTACAGTTTTTATTGCTTTTGGGTTGGAGAGGGTTTGTTTTATATGTCTTCAAAAGAGTTCAAGGTATCAAACATGTGCTTGTAGTTGGTGAGATCTCAAAAGCGCAGGAGTTTGCTCAAAAGCTTCAAAATATTTCAAAAGGGTGGATTGATGTAAAGTATGTTCTTGAGCCGAAGGCTATTGAAGAATTGATACCTTATATAAAAGTTGTGGATACAATTTATCTTTATTCAAAAATGGATGAAAATTTAAAAAGTGAGATTGTAAGAAAGGCGATAGAATTCAAAAAACATATTTTCATAGCACCAGACTTTAGAGATATATTGGTTTCAAGAGCGAGGGTGATTCAGTTTGATGATGTTGCAACACTTTCAATTGAACAGCCAGAGCTAACTTCTGAACAAAAGCTTATAAAAAGGGTGTGTGATATTCTTCTTGCTACAGTTACGCTGGTTATTGCTTTTCCTATAATGATCTTGATTGCAATTGCCATAAAACTTGACTCAGAAGGCCCAGTGATTTACAGGCAAAAAAGGATTACAGAAGGAGAGAGAGAGTTTTATGTTTTAAAGTTTAGGACAATGGTGAAAGATGCCGAGAAGATGACAGGCCCTGTTCTGGCAACCGAGAACGACCCGAGGATAACAAGGATTGGGAGATTTTTGCGCGCAACAAGACTTGATGAACTTCCGCAGCTTATAAATATTCTAAAGGGTGAGATGAGTTTTATAGGACCAAGACCAGAGCGTCCTTATTTTGTTGAGCAGTTTAAAAAGCTCTATCCTGAGTATTCTCTTCGCCACAATGTAAAGGCAGGGCTCACAGGGCTTGCACAGGTTTACGGCAAGTATGCAACAACCCCAGAAGACAAGCTCAGGCTTGATTTGATATATATAAAGAATTATTCTGTTTTTTTGGACATCAAGATTTTGCTGTTGACCTTAAAAACAATTTTTACCAAAGAGGCAGCTGAGGGAGTAAAAGCTAAAAATGAATAG
- a CDS encoding DUF2281 domain-containing protein, which translates to MKANKNLLLKLIEEIPESQLAEVIDFILFLKHKQDKKLLSDLVSASESSIDFWNNDIDDEVWNNV; encoded by the coding sequence GTGAAAGCAAATAAAAATCTTTTATTAAAGCTAATTGAGGAAATCCCGGAAAGTCAACTTGCAGAAGTTATTGACTTTATTTTGTTTTTAAAACACAAGCAAGACAAAAAGTTATTAAGTGATTTGGTGTCCGCCAGTGAGAGTAGTATAGATTTTTGGAACAACGATATTGACGATGAGGTATGGAACAACGTATAG
- the smpB gene encoding SsrA-binding protein SmpB: MAEKNKQDDIKVIATNRKAYHDYFIEETIEAGIELKGTEVKSVRLGHVNLKDSFARVENGEVFLYNMHISPYEKGNIFNVDPMRDRKLLLHKHEINRLAGYVQQKGYTLIPLKIYIKRGKIKVELAVAKGKKLFDKREAIAKRDAELEIRKKMKEYLR, from the coding sequence ATGGCTGAAAAGAATAAACAAGACGATATAAAAGTCATTGCAACAAACCGCAAAGCATATCATGACTACTTCATTGAAGAGACAATCGAAGCAGGAATTGAGCTAAAAGGCACTGAAGTAAAGTCTGTGCGCCTTGGTCATGTTAATCTCAAAGACAGTTTTGCCAGGGTTGAAAATGGTGAAGTCTTTCTCTACAACATGCATATAAGCCCCTATGAAAAAGGCAACATCTTTAACGTTGACCCGATGAGAGATAGAAAATTACTCTTGCACAAACACGAGATAAACAGGCTTGCGGGTTATGTTCAGCAAAAAGGTTACACTTTAATCCCATTGAAGATTTATATCAAAAGAGGTAAAATAAAAGTAGAGCTTGCAGTTGCAAAAGGTAAAAAACTTTTTGATAAGCGTGAAGCAATAGCAAAAAGGGATGCTGAGCTTGAGATAAGAAAGAAAATGAAGGAGTATTTAAGATAA